A genomic stretch from Arachis stenosperma cultivar V10309 chromosome 3, arast.V10309.gnm1.PFL2, whole genome shotgun sequence includes:
- the LOC130970378 gene encoding bidirectional sugar transporter N3-like, translating to MAVPIDHPRAAFIFGILGNVISFFAFLSPLKTFKRIWKRKSTEGFQSLPYVVALFSCIVWLYYATLKTNVFLLVTINSFGCAIEIIYILIYMIYADKRARYFCIAQFVAMNVMCLPTIILGTYFKLHGLVRVKVVGLICVIISTCVFVAPLSILVKVIRTKSVEFMPILLSSILTVSAIMWFCYGIFLKDIWITIPNVVGFTLGLIQMVVYLIYRGRGER from the exons ATGGCTGTTCCAATAGACCACCCTCGTGCAGCATTTATTTTTGGGATACTAG GCAACGTGATTTCCTTCTTCGCGTTTTTATCACCCTT GAAAACATTTAAGCGAATATGGAAAAGGAAATCGACGGAAGGCTTCCAATCATTGCCTTACGTTGTTGCATTATTCAGCTGCATTGTATGGTTATACTATGCCACACTCAAAACCAACGTTTTTCTTCTCGTTACCATTAACTCATTTGGATGTGCCATAGagattatttatattttaatctaCATGATCTATGCAGACAAGCGTGCCAGg TATTTTTGCATAGCACAATTTGTGGCTATGAATGTGATGTGCTTGCCTACGATCATTCTGGGGACGTATTTTAAGCTACATGGTTTGGTTCGCGTCAAAGTTGTTGGACTCATATGTGTAATAATTTCAACGTGTGTCTTTGTAGCACCCCTAAGCATTTTG GTAAAGGTTATACGTACAAAGAGCGTAGAGTTTATGCCCATCCTTTTGTCAAGCATTCTCACAGTTAGTGCCATAATGTGGTTTTGTTACGGTATTTTTCTCAAGGACATATGGATTACC ATACCAAACGTGGTGGGTTTTACGTTGGGGTTAATACAGATGGTGGTATATTTAATTTATAGGGGACGTGGGGAACGTTAA
- the LOC130966627 gene encoding probable U3 small nucleolar RNA-associated protein 11: protein MSSLRNAIPRRAHKERAQPSSRKKFGLLEKHKDYVERAKAFHKKEDTIRRLREKAANRNEDEFYFKMIKTKVVDGVHKPESDANKYTQEELLLMKTQDIGYILQKLQSERKKIEKLNATLHCTDNQRPNKHVFFAEDREEAKELQSQNLRREVHLPLTSDDLPTNIKRKIAKSYKELEARKTRLSQLEKIYLDMSMQKELQKKGKKRKLREDELVTPAPKSVYKWHAERKR, encoded by the exons ATGTCTTCTCTCAGGAATGCCATTCCCAGGCGTGCCCACAAAGAACGCGCTCAACC GTCCTCGAGGAAAAAATTTGGCTTGCTTGAGAAGCACAAAGACTATGTTGAGCGTGCAAAAGCATTCCACAAGAAAGAGGACACCATACGG AGGCTCAGGGAAAAAGCGGCAAACAGAAACGAAGATGAATTTTACTTTAAGATGATCAAGACAAAAGTCGTTGATGGAGTTCATAAACCAGA GAGTGATGCAAACAAGTATACCCAAGAAGAACTCCTGCTGATGAAAACACAGGATATAGGATATATTCTTCAAAAGCTTCAGAGTGAGAGAAAG AAAATTGAGAAGCTGAATGCCACTCTGCACTGTACTGATAATCAACGGCCAAATAAGCATGTCTTCTTTGCTGAGGACAG GGAAGAGGCAAAAGAGTTACAATCACAAAATCTAAGAAGAGAAGTTCATCTTCCTCTTACTTCCGATGATCTTCCTACGAACATTAAGAG AAAGATTGCCAAATCCTATAAAGAGCTGGAAGCGAGGAAGACTAGACTCAGCCAGCTAGAGAAAATCTACTTGGACATGTCAATGCAGAAAGAGTTGCAG AAAAAGGGTAAGAAGCGCAAACTACGAGAAGACGAGCTTGTCACTCCAGCCCCTAAATCGGTATACAAGTGGCATGCTGAAAGAAAGCGCTGA